A window of the Chrysemys picta bellii isolate R12L10 chromosome 24, ASM1138683v2, whole genome shotgun sequence genome harbors these coding sequences:
- the MAPT gene encoding microtubule-associated protein tau isoform X10: MAEQRQDFNMMEDHSMSQAKQIPSGYPLQIPVDDGSDEPTSETSDAKSTPTMEDATAPLVEERAHEDRIAARQHVEIPEGTTAEEAGVGATPNLEDQAAGDGAQEELSSPRLWESVEPGIQEHVASEIQPEKQAARIDSKDKDGTDTEEKKPKTSTPSSANPLKDRSSITPQRPSSVSTTPLKNPSSPAESSVPASTPKRVSSITSRPASTGRKETKPKGPEMKSGMKMAAPRSATQTQKSPANATRIPAKTPTAPKTPPNAAGRKEQRKPPTPAAKSEKGEPAKSGDRSGYSSPGSPGTPGSRSRTPSLPTPPNREPKKVAVVRTPPKSPASAKSRLQTSTAPMPDLKNVRSKIGSTENLKHQPGGGKVQIMNKKLDLSNVQSRCGSKDNIKHSPGGGSVQIVYKPVDLSHVTSKCGSLGNIHHKPGGGQVEVKSEKLDFKEKVQSKIGSLDNITHVPGGGNKKIESHKLTFRENAKAKTDHGAEIIYKSPTVSGDASPRRLSNVSSTGSINMVDSPQLATLADEVSASLAKQGL; encoded by the exons GCTATCCCCTGCAGATACCAGTTGACGATGGATCAGATGAGCCCACTTCCGAGACCTCTGATGCTAAGAGCACCCCGACTATGGAAG ATGCCACAGCGCCCTTAGTGGAGGAGAGAGCACATGAGGATCGGATTGCAGCCCGGCAGCATGTGGAGATACCCGAAGGAACCACAG CTGAGGAAGCAGGTGTGGGAGCTACTCCTAACCTTGAGGATCAAGCTGCAGGAGATGGTGCTCAAG AAGAGCTGAGCTCCCCAAGGCTATGGGAGAGTGTGGAACCTGGAATTCAGGAGCACGTGGCAAGTGAGATTCAGCCAGAAAAACAAGCAG CTCGTATTGACAGTAAAGACAAAGATGGAACTGATACTGAAGAGAAAAAGCCTAAG ACATCCACACCTTCCTCTGCCAACCCCCTGAAAGATAGATCCTCCATTACCCCCCAACGACCCTCCTCTGTTAGTACAACCCCTTTGAAAAACCCCTCCAGTCCTGCTGAGTCCTCAGTACCAGCTTCCACTCCTAAACGCGTCTCTTCTATCACATCCCGACCTGCCAGTACAGGAAGGAAAGAAACAAAGCCAAAG GGTCCGGAGATGAAAAGCGGAATGAAGATGGCCGCTCCCAGGTCTGCCACACAGACTCAAAAAAGCCCAGCCAACGCTACCCGGATCCCGGCAAAAACGCCCACGGCCCCCAAGACGCCTCCCAATGCTG CTGGCAGGAAGGAGCAGAGAAAGCCGCCTACCCCAGCAGCAAAATCTGAGAAAG GTGAGCCCGCGAAGTCTGGAGACAGAAGTGGTTACAGCAGCCCTGGCTCACCTGGGACCCCCGGTAGCCGTTCCCGCACGCCCTCCCTGCCAACTCCCCCGAACAGGGAGCCCAAGAAGGTGGCAGTGGTTCGCACGCCACCGAAATCCCCTGCTTCTGCCAAGAGCCGCCTGCAGACGTCTACTGCCCCCATGCCTGATCTGAAAAACGTCAGGTCCAAGATTGGTTCCACTGAAAACCTGAAGCACCAGCCAGGAGGTGGAAAG GTGCAGATAATGAATAAGAAGCTGGATCTTAGCAACGTTCAATCCAGGTGTGGCTCAAAGGATAATATCAAACAcagcccaggaggaggcagt GTGCAAATTGTTTACAAGCCTGTAGACCTGAGCCATGTGACATCCAAATGTGGTTCCTTGGGCAACATTCATCATAAACCAG GTGGTGGCCAGGTGGAGGTGAAATCGGAGAAACTGGACTTCAAAGAGAAGGTGCAGTCGAAAATTGGGTCATTAGATAACATCACCCATGTccctggaggagggaataaaaag ATCGAGTCTCACAAGCTGACCTTCCGCGAGAATGCCAAAGCCAAGACTGACCACGGAGCCGAAATCATCTACAAGTCCCCCACCGTCTCCGGAGATGCCTCCCCCCGTCGCCTTAGCAACGTCTCCTCCACCGGCAGTATCAACATGGTGGACTCCCCCCAGCTGGCCACGCTAGCTGACgaagtgtctgcttccctggCCAAGCAGGGCTTGTGA
- the MAPT gene encoding microtubule-associated protein tau isoform X7 has translation MAQDNFCNRMAEQRQDFNMMEDHSMSQAKQIPSGYPLQIPVDDGSDEPTSETSDAKSTPTMEDATAPLVEERAHEDRIAARQHVEIPEGTTEELSSPRLWESVEPGIQEHVASEIQPEKQAARIDSKDKDGTDTEEKKPKTSTPSSANPLKDRSSITPQRPSSVSTTPLKNPSSPAESSVPASTPKRVSSITSRPASTGRKETKPKGPEMKSGMKMAAPRSATQTQKSPANATRIPAKTPTAPKTPPNAAGRKEQRKPPTPAAKSEKGEPAKSGDRSGYSSPGSPGTPGSRSRTPSLPTPPNREPKKVAVVRTPPKSPASAKSRLQTSTAPMPDLKNVRSKIGSTENLKHQPGGGKVQIMNKKLDLSNVQSRCGSKDNIKHSPGGGSVQIVYKPVDLSHVTSKCGSLGNIHHKPGGGQVEVKSEKLDFKEKVQSKIGSLDNITHVPGGGNKKIESHKLTFRENAKAKTDHGAEIIYKSPTVSGDASPRRLSNVSSTGSINMVDSPQLATLADEVSASLAKQGL, from the exons GCTATCCCCTGCAGATACCAGTTGACGATGGATCAGATGAGCCCACTTCCGAGACCTCTGATGCTAAGAGCACCCCGACTATGGAAG ATGCCACAGCGCCCTTAGTGGAGGAGAGAGCACATGAGGATCGGATTGCAGCCCGGCAGCATGTGGAGATACCCGAAGGAACCACAG AAGAGCTGAGCTCCCCAAGGCTATGGGAGAGTGTGGAACCTGGAATTCAGGAGCACGTGGCAAGTGAGATTCAGCCAGAAAAACAAGCAG CTCGTATTGACAGTAAAGACAAAGATGGAACTGATACTGAAGAGAAAAAGCCTAAG ACATCCACACCTTCCTCTGCCAACCCCCTGAAAGATAGATCCTCCATTACCCCCCAACGACCCTCCTCTGTTAGTACAACCCCTTTGAAAAACCCCTCCAGTCCTGCTGAGTCCTCAGTACCAGCTTCCACTCCTAAACGCGTCTCTTCTATCACATCCCGACCTGCCAGTACAGGAAGGAAAGAAACAAAGCCAAAG GGTCCGGAGATGAAAAGCGGAATGAAGATGGCCGCTCCCAGGTCTGCCACACAGACTCAAAAAAGCCCAGCCAACGCTACCCGGATCCCGGCAAAAACGCCCACGGCCCCCAAGACGCCTCCCAATGCTG CTGGCAGGAAGGAGCAGAGAAAGCCGCCTACCCCAGCAGCAAAATCTGAGAAAG GTGAGCCCGCGAAGTCTGGAGACAGAAGTGGTTACAGCAGCCCTGGCTCACCTGGGACCCCCGGTAGCCGTTCCCGCACGCCCTCCCTGCCAACTCCCCCGAACAGGGAGCCCAAGAAGGTGGCAGTGGTTCGCACGCCACCGAAATCCCCTGCTTCTGCCAAGAGCCGCCTGCAGACGTCTACTGCCCCCATGCCTGATCTGAAAAACGTCAGGTCCAAGATTGGTTCCACTGAAAACCTGAAGCACCAGCCAGGAGGTGGAAAG GTGCAGATAATGAATAAGAAGCTGGATCTTAGCAACGTTCAATCCAGGTGTGGCTCAAAGGATAATATCAAACAcagcccaggaggaggcagt GTGCAAATTGTTTACAAGCCTGTAGACCTGAGCCATGTGACATCCAAATGTGGTTCCTTGGGCAACATTCATCATAAACCAG GTGGTGGCCAGGTGGAGGTGAAATCGGAGAAACTGGACTTCAAAGAGAAGGTGCAGTCGAAAATTGGGTCATTAGATAACATCACCCATGTccctggaggagggaataaaaag ATCGAGTCTCACAAGCTGACCTTCCGCGAGAATGCCAAAGCCAAGACTGACCACGGAGCCGAAATCATCTACAAGTCCCCCACCGTCTCCGGAGATGCCTCCCCCCGTCGCCTTAGCAACGTCTCCTCCACCGGCAGTATCAACATGGTGGACTCCCCCCAGCTGGCCACGCTAGCTGACgaagtgtctgcttccctggCCAAGCAGGGCTTGTGA
- the MAPT gene encoding microtubule-associated protein tau isoform X13, protein MAQDNFCNRMAEQRQDFNMMEDHSMSQAKQIPSGYPLQIPVDDGSDEPTSETSDAKSTPTMEDATAPLVEERAHEDRIAARQHVEIPEGTTARIDSKDKDGTDTEEKKPKTSTPSSANPLKDRSSITPQRPSSVSTTPLKNPSSPAESSVPASTPKRVSSITSRPASTGRKETKPKGPEMKSGMKMAAPRSATQTQKSPANATRIPAKTPTAPKTPPNAAGRKEQRKPPTPAAKSEKGEPAKSGDRSGYSSPGSPGTPGSRSRTPSLPTPPNREPKKVAVVRTPPKSPASAKSRLQTSTAPMPDLKNVRSKIGSTENLKHQPGGGKVQIMNKKLDLSNVQSRCGSKDNIKHSPGGGSVQIVYKPVDLSHVTSKCGSLGNIHHKPGGGQVEVKSEKLDFKEKVQSKIGSLDNITHVPGGGNKKIESHKLTFRENAKAKTDHGAEIIYKSPTVSGDASPRRLSNVSSTGSINMVDSPQLATLADEVSASLAKQGL, encoded by the exons GCTATCCCCTGCAGATACCAGTTGACGATGGATCAGATGAGCCCACTTCCGAGACCTCTGATGCTAAGAGCACCCCGACTATGGAAG ATGCCACAGCGCCCTTAGTGGAGGAGAGAGCACATGAGGATCGGATTGCAGCCCGGCAGCATGTGGAGATACCCGAAGGAACCACAG CTCGTATTGACAGTAAAGACAAAGATGGAACTGATACTGAAGAGAAAAAGCCTAAG ACATCCACACCTTCCTCTGCCAACCCCCTGAAAGATAGATCCTCCATTACCCCCCAACGACCCTCCTCTGTTAGTACAACCCCTTTGAAAAACCCCTCCAGTCCTGCTGAGTCCTCAGTACCAGCTTCCACTCCTAAACGCGTCTCTTCTATCACATCCCGACCTGCCAGTACAGGAAGGAAAGAAACAAAGCCAAAG GGTCCGGAGATGAAAAGCGGAATGAAGATGGCCGCTCCCAGGTCTGCCACACAGACTCAAAAAAGCCCAGCCAACGCTACCCGGATCCCGGCAAAAACGCCCACGGCCCCCAAGACGCCTCCCAATGCTG CTGGCAGGAAGGAGCAGAGAAAGCCGCCTACCCCAGCAGCAAAATCTGAGAAAG GTGAGCCCGCGAAGTCTGGAGACAGAAGTGGTTACAGCAGCCCTGGCTCACCTGGGACCCCCGGTAGCCGTTCCCGCACGCCCTCCCTGCCAACTCCCCCGAACAGGGAGCCCAAGAAGGTGGCAGTGGTTCGCACGCCACCGAAATCCCCTGCTTCTGCCAAGAGCCGCCTGCAGACGTCTACTGCCCCCATGCCTGATCTGAAAAACGTCAGGTCCAAGATTGGTTCCACTGAAAACCTGAAGCACCAGCCAGGAGGTGGAAAG GTGCAGATAATGAATAAGAAGCTGGATCTTAGCAACGTTCAATCCAGGTGTGGCTCAAAGGATAATATCAAACAcagcccaggaggaggcagt GTGCAAATTGTTTACAAGCCTGTAGACCTGAGCCATGTGACATCCAAATGTGGTTCCTTGGGCAACATTCATCATAAACCAG GTGGTGGCCAGGTGGAGGTGAAATCGGAGAAACTGGACTTCAAAGAGAAGGTGCAGTCGAAAATTGGGTCATTAGATAACATCACCCATGTccctggaggagggaataaaaag ATCGAGTCTCACAAGCTGACCTTCCGCGAGAATGCCAAAGCCAAGACTGACCACGGAGCCGAAATCATCTACAAGTCCCCCACCGTCTCCGGAGATGCCTCCCCCCGTCGCCTTAGCAACGTCTCCTCCACCGGCAGTATCAACATGGTGGACTCCCCCCAGCTGGCCACGCTAGCTGACgaagtgtctgcttccctggCCAAGCAGGGCTTGTGA
- the MAPT gene encoding microtubule-associated protein tau isoform X20, with the protein MAQDNFCNRMAEQRQDFNMMEDHSMSQAKQIPSGYPLQIPVDDGSDEPTSETSDAKSTPTMEDATAPLVEERAHEDRIAARQHVEIPEGTTARIDSKDKDGTDTEEKKPKGPEMKSGMKMAAPRSATQTQKSPANATRIPAKTPTAPKTPPNAAGRKEQRKPPTPAAKSEKGEPAKSGDRSGYSSPGSPGTPGSRSRTPSLPTPPNREPKKVAVVRTPPKSPASAKSRLQTSTAPMPDLKNVRSKIGSTENLKHQPGGGKVQIMNKKLDLSNVQSRCGSKDNIKHSPGGGSVQIVYKPVDLSHVTSKCGSLGNIHHKPGGGQVEVKSEKLDFKEKVQSKIGSLDNITHVPGGGNKKIESHKLTFRENAKAKTDHGAEIIYKSPTVSGDASPRRLSNVSSTGSINMVDSPQLATLADEVSASLAKQGL; encoded by the exons GCTATCCCCTGCAGATACCAGTTGACGATGGATCAGATGAGCCCACTTCCGAGACCTCTGATGCTAAGAGCACCCCGACTATGGAAG ATGCCACAGCGCCCTTAGTGGAGGAGAGAGCACATGAGGATCGGATTGCAGCCCGGCAGCATGTGGAGATACCCGAAGGAACCACAG CTCGTATTGACAGTAAAGACAAAGATGGAACTGATACTGAAGAGAAAAAGCCTAAG GGTCCGGAGATGAAAAGCGGAATGAAGATGGCCGCTCCCAGGTCTGCCACACAGACTCAAAAAAGCCCAGCCAACGCTACCCGGATCCCGGCAAAAACGCCCACGGCCCCCAAGACGCCTCCCAATGCTG CTGGCAGGAAGGAGCAGAGAAAGCCGCCTACCCCAGCAGCAAAATCTGAGAAAG GTGAGCCCGCGAAGTCTGGAGACAGAAGTGGTTACAGCAGCCCTGGCTCACCTGGGACCCCCGGTAGCCGTTCCCGCACGCCCTCCCTGCCAACTCCCCCGAACAGGGAGCCCAAGAAGGTGGCAGTGGTTCGCACGCCACCGAAATCCCCTGCTTCTGCCAAGAGCCGCCTGCAGACGTCTACTGCCCCCATGCCTGATCTGAAAAACGTCAGGTCCAAGATTGGTTCCACTGAAAACCTGAAGCACCAGCCAGGAGGTGGAAAG GTGCAGATAATGAATAAGAAGCTGGATCTTAGCAACGTTCAATCCAGGTGTGGCTCAAAGGATAATATCAAACAcagcccaggaggaggcagt GTGCAAATTGTTTACAAGCCTGTAGACCTGAGCCATGTGACATCCAAATGTGGTTCCTTGGGCAACATTCATCATAAACCAG GTGGTGGCCAGGTGGAGGTGAAATCGGAGAAACTGGACTTCAAAGAGAAGGTGCAGTCGAAAATTGGGTCATTAGATAACATCACCCATGTccctggaggagggaataaaaag ATCGAGTCTCACAAGCTGACCTTCCGCGAGAATGCCAAAGCCAAGACTGACCACGGAGCCGAAATCATCTACAAGTCCCCCACCGTCTCCGGAGATGCCTCCCCCCGTCGCCTTAGCAACGTCTCCTCCACCGGCAGTATCAACATGGTGGACTCCCCCCAGCTGGCCACGCTAGCTGACgaagtgtctgcttccctggCCAAGCAGGGCTTGTGA
- the MAPT gene encoding microtubule-associated protein tau isoform X22, whose protein sequence is MAQDNFCNRMAEQRQDFNMMEDHSMSQAKQIPSGYPLQIPVDDGSDEPTSETSDAKSTPTMEDATAPLVEERAHEDRIAARQHVEIPEGTTEELSSPRLWESVEPGIQEHVASEIQPEKQAARIDSKDKDGTDTEEKKPKGPEMKSGMKMAAPRSATQTQKSPANATRIPAKTPTAPKTPPNAAGRKEQRKPPTPAAKSEKGEPAKSGDRSGYSSPGSPGTPGSRSRTPSLPTPPNREPKKVAVVRTPPKSPASAKSRLQTSTAPMPDLKNVRSKIGSTENLKHQPGGGKVQIVYKPVDLSHVTSKCGSLGNIHHKPGGGQVEVKSEKLDFKEKVQSKIGSLDNITHVPGGGNKKREKGKDDERGAQNGVSQSAGPQALLTEPAIPEESPLPDLQPDGDANRVSQADLPRECQSQD, encoded by the exons GCTATCCCCTGCAGATACCAGTTGACGATGGATCAGATGAGCCCACTTCCGAGACCTCTGATGCTAAGAGCACCCCGACTATGGAAG ATGCCACAGCGCCCTTAGTGGAGGAGAGAGCACATGAGGATCGGATTGCAGCCCGGCAGCATGTGGAGATACCCGAAGGAACCACAG AAGAGCTGAGCTCCCCAAGGCTATGGGAGAGTGTGGAACCTGGAATTCAGGAGCACGTGGCAAGTGAGATTCAGCCAGAAAAACAAGCAG CTCGTATTGACAGTAAAGACAAAGATGGAACTGATACTGAAGAGAAAAAGCCTAAG GGTCCGGAGATGAAAAGCGGAATGAAGATGGCCGCTCCCAGGTCTGCCACACAGACTCAAAAAAGCCCAGCCAACGCTACCCGGATCCCGGCAAAAACGCCCACGGCCCCCAAGACGCCTCCCAATGCTG CTGGCAGGAAGGAGCAGAGAAAGCCGCCTACCCCAGCAGCAAAATCTGAGAAAG GTGAGCCCGCGAAGTCTGGAGACAGAAGTGGTTACAGCAGCCCTGGCTCACCTGGGACCCCCGGTAGCCGTTCCCGCACGCCCTCCCTGCCAACTCCCCCGAACAGGGAGCCCAAGAAGGTGGCAGTGGTTCGCACGCCACCGAAATCCCCTGCTTCTGCCAAGAGCCGCCTGCAGACGTCTACTGCCCCCATGCCTGATCTGAAAAACGTCAGGTCCAAGATTGGTTCCACTGAAAACCTGAAGCACCAGCCAGGAGGTGGAAAG GTGCAAATTGTTTACAAGCCTGTAGACCTGAGCCATGTGACATCCAAATGTGGTTCCTTGGGCAACATTCATCATAAACCAG GTGGTGGCCAGGTGGAGGTGAAATCGGAGAAACTGGACTTCAAAGAGAAGGTGCAGTCGAAAATTGGGTCATTAGATAACATCACCCATGTccctggaggagggaataaaaag agagagaagggcaaGGACGATGAGCGCGGTGCACAAAATGGTGTGTCCCAAAGCGCAGGGCCTCAGGCATTGCTCACTGAGCCCGCCATCCCCGAGGAGAGCCCGCTCCCAGACTTGCAGCCAGATGGCGATGCCA ATCGAGTCTCACAAGCTGACCTTCCGCGAGAATGCCAAAGCCAAGACTGA
- the MAPT gene encoding microtubule-associated protein tau isoform X5 gives MAQDNFCNRMAEQRQDFNMMEDHSMSQAKQIPSGYPLQIPVDDGSDEPTSETSDAKSTPTMEDATAPLVEERAHEDRIAARQHVEIPEGTTAEEAGVGATPNLEDQAAGDGAQEELSSPRLWESVEPGIQEHVASEIQPEKQAARIDSKDKDGTDTEEKKPKTSTPSSANPLKDRSSITPQRPSSVSTTPLKNPSSPAESSVPASTPKRVSSITSRPASTGRKETKPKGPEMKSGMKMAAPRSATQTQKSPANATRIPAKTPTAPKTPPNAAGRKEQRKPPTPAAKSEKGEPAKSGDRSGYSSPGSPGTPGSRSRTPSLPTPPNREPKKVAVVRTPPKSPASAKSRLQTSTAPMPDLKNVRSKIGSTENLKHQPGGGKVQIMNKKLDLSNVQSRCGSKDNIKHSPGGGSVQIVYKPVDLSHVTSKCGSLGNIHHKPGGGQVEVKSEKLDFKEKVQSKIGSLDNITHVPGGGNKKIESHKLTFRENAKAKTDHGAEIIYKSPTVSGDASPRRLSNVSSTGSINMVDSPQLATLADEVSASLAKQGL, from the exons GCTATCCCCTGCAGATACCAGTTGACGATGGATCAGATGAGCCCACTTCCGAGACCTCTGATGCTAAGAGCACCCCGACTATGGAAG ATGCCACAGCGCCCTTAGTGGAGGAGAGAGCACATGAGGATCGGATTGCAGCCCGGCAGCATGTGGAGATACCCGAAGGAACCACAG CTGAGGAAGCAGGTGTGGGAGCTACTCCTAACCTTGAGGATCAAGCTGCAGGAGATGGTGCTCAAG AAGAGCTGAGCTCCCCAAGGCTATGGGAGAGTGTGGAACCTGGAATTCAGGAGCACGTGGCAAGTGAGATTCAGCCAGAAAAACAAGCAG CTCGTATTGACAGTAAAGACAAAGATGGAACTGATACTGAAGAGAAAAAGCCTAAG ACATCCACACCTTCCTCTGCCAACCCCCTGAAAGATAGATCCTCCATTACCCCCCAACGACCCTCCTCTGTTAGTACAACCCCTTTGAAAAACCCCTCCAGTCCTGCTGAGTCCTCAGTACCAGCTTCCACTCCTAAACGCGTCTCTTCTATCACATCCCGACCTGCCAGTACAGGAAGGAAAGAAACAAAGCCAAAG GGTCCGGAGATGAAAAGCGGAATGAAGATGGCCGCTCCCAGGTCTGCCACACAGACTCAAAAAAGCCCAGCCAACGCTACCCGGATCCCGGCAAAAACGCCCACGGCCCCCAAGACGCCTCCCAATGCTG CTGGCAGGAAGGAGCAGAGAAAGCCGCCTACCCCAGCAGCAAAATCTGAGAAAG GTGAGCCCGCGAAGTCTGGAGACAGAAGTGGTTACAGCAGCCCTGGCTCACCTGGGACCCCCGGTAGCCGTTCCCGCACGCCCTCCCTGCCAACTCCCCCGAACAGGGAGCCCAAGAAGGTGGCAGTGGTTCGCACGCCACCGAAATCCCCTGCTTCTGCCAAGAGCCGCCTGCAGACGTCTACTGCCCCCATGCCTGATCTGAAAAACGTCAGGTCCAAGATTGGTTCCACTGAAAACCTGAAGCACCAGCCAGGAGGTGGAAAG GTGCAGATAATGAATAAGAAGCTGGATCTTAGCAACGTTCAATCCAGGTGTGGCTCAAAGGATAATATCAAACAcagcccaggaggaggcagt GTGCAAATTGTTTACAAGCCTGTAGACCTGAGCCATGTGACATCCAAATGTGGTTCCTTGGGCAACATTCATCATAAACCAG GTGGTGGCCAGGTGGAGGTGAAATCGGAGAAACTGGACTTCAAAGAGAAGGTGCAGTCGAAAATTGGGTCATTAGATAACATCACCCATGTccctggaggagggaataaaaag ATCGAGTCTCACAAGCTGACCTTCCGCGAGAATGCCAAAGCCAAGACTGACCACGGAGCCGAAATCATCTACAAGTCCCCCACCGTCTCCGGAGATGCCTCCCCCCGTCGCCTTAGCAACGTCTCCTCCACCGGCAGTATCAACATGGTGGACTCCCCCCAGCTGGCCACGCTAGCTGACgaagtgtctgcttccctggCCAAGCAGGGCTTGTGA
- the MAPT gene encoding microtubule-associated protein tau isoform X18, producing the protein MAQDNFCNRMAEQRQDFNMMEDHSMSQAKQIPSGYPLQIPVDDGSDEPTSETSDAKSTPTMEDATAPLVEERAHEDRIAARQHVEIPEGTTARIDSKDKDGTDTEEKKPKTSTPSSANPLKDRSSITPQRPSSVSTTPLKNPSSPAESSVPASTPKRVSSITSRPASTGRKETKPKGPEMKSGMKMAAPRSATQTQKSPANATRIPAKTPTAPKTPPNAAGRKEQRKPPTPAAKSEKGEPAKSGDRSGYSSPGSPGTPGSRSRTPSLPTPPNREPKKVAVVRTPPKSPASAKSRLQTSTAPMPDLKNVRSKIGSTENLKHQPGGGKVQIVYKPVDLSHVTSKCGSLGNIHHKPGGGQVEVKSEKLDFKEKVQSKIGSLDNITHVPGGGNKKREKGKDDERGAQNGVSQSAGPQALLTEPAIPEESPLPDLQPDGDANRVSQADLPRECQSQD; encoded by the exons GCTATCCCCTGCAGATACCAGTTGACGATGGATCAGATGAGCCCACTTCCGAGACCTCTGATGCTAAGAGCACCCCGACTATGGAAG ATGCCACAGCGCCCTTAGTGGAGGAGAGAGCACATGAGGATCGGATTGCAGCCCGGCAGCATGTGGAGATACCCGAAGGAACCACAG CTCGTATTGACAGTAAAGACAAAGATGGAACTGATACTGAAGAGAAAAAGCCTAAG ACATCCACACCTTCCTCTGCCAACCCCCTGAAAGATAGATCCTCCATTACCCCCCAACGACCCTCCTCTGTTAGTACAACCCCTTTGAAAAACCCCTCCAGTCCTGCTGAGTCCTCAGTACCAGCTTCCACTCCTAAACGCGTCTCTTCTATCACATCCCGACCTGCCAGTACAGGAAGGAAAGAAACAAAGCCAAAG GGTCCGGAGATGAAAAGCGGAATGAAGATGGCCGCTCCCAGGTCTGCCACACAGACTCAAAAAAGCCCAGCCAACGCTACCCGGATCCCGGCAAAAACGCCCACGGCCCCCAAGACGCCTCCCAATGCTG CTGGCAGGAAGGAGCAGAGAAAGCCGCCTACCCCAGCAGCAAAATCTGAGAAAG GTGAGCCCGCGAAGTCTGGAGACAGAAGTGGTTACAGCAGCCCTGGCTCACCTGGGACCCCCGGTAGCCGTTCCCGCACGCCCTCCCTGCCAACTCCCCCGAACAGGGAGCCCAAGAAGGTGGCAGTGGTTCGCACGCCACCGAAATCCCCTGCTTCTGCCAAGAGCCGCCTGCAGACGTCTACTGCCCCCATGCCTGATCTGAAAAACGTCAGGTCCAAGATTGGTTCCACTGAAAACCTGAAGCACCAGCCAGGAGGTGGAAAG GTGCAAATTGTTTACAAGCCTGTAGACCTGAGCCATGTGACATCCAAATGTGGTTCCTTGGGCAACATTCATCATAAACCAG GTGGTGGCCAGGTGGAGGTGAAATCGGAGAAACTGGACTTCAAAGAGAAGGTGCAGTCGAAAATTGGGTCATTAGATAACATCACCCATGTccctggaggagggaataaaaag agagagaagggcaaGGACGATGAGCGCGGTGCACAAAATGGTGTGTCCCAAAGCGCAGGGCCTCAGGCATTGCTCACTGAGCCCGCCATCCCCGAGGAGAGCCCGCTCCCAGACTTGCAGCCAGATGGCGATGCCA ATCGAGTCTCACAAGCTGACCTTCCGCGAGAATGCCAAAGCCAAGACTGA